The following coding sequences lie in one Aureimonas sp. AU20 genomic window:
- a CDS encoding mannitol dehydrogenase family protein — MNRLSETTLSTLPASVRKPSYERSKARVGIVHLGLGAFHRAHQAVMTERVLAGGDLAWGIAGVSLRSPETRDALAPQDGLYTVAVRGAEEDRFEIVGAILQSLVAPEDPEAVLALMAAPDTRIVSLTVTEKGYCHKPATGELDEAHAGIVHDLAEPARPQTAIGFLVEALDRRRRVGLAPFTVLSCDNLPSNGRTVAKVVQRFAALRDPELGAFVTDKVAFPSTMVDRIVPATTDADRALVAEALGVEDAWPVMAEPFSQWVVEDRFPAGRPAWERAGATFVGDVEPFELMKLRLLNGSHSTLAYLGYLAGHETVADAMAAPGFAELLEAMMREEITPTLPTLPGFDLAGYRAALIHRFQNPALRHRTWQIAMDGSQKLPQRLLGTIRDRLRAGQSFDRLALGVAAWMIYATGHGEHGHAIDVRDPLAQRFAAATADKRTAEALVEAYFGFPEVFGADLTHEPRFREAVTRALAGLLSIGAAHTVFEVGGH; from the coding sequence GTCCAAGGCGCGCGTCGGCATCGTCCATCTCGGCCTCGGCGCGTTTCACCGCGCGCATCAGGCGGTGATGACGGAACGCGTGCTGGCGGGCGGCGATCTCGCCTGGGGCATTGCCGGCGTGTCGCTGCGCAGCCCCGAGACGCGCGACGCCCTGGCGCCGCAGGACGGGCTCTACACCGTCGCCGTGCGCGGCGCGGAGGAGGACCGGTTCGAAATCGTCGGCGCGATCCTGCAGAGCCTCGTCGCGCCGGAGGACCCGGAAGCCGTCCTGGCGCTGATGGCGGCGCCCGATACGCGCATCGTCTCGCTCACCGTCACCGAGAAGGGCTATTGCCACAAGCCGGCAACGGGCGAACTCGACGAGGCCCATGCCGGCATCGTCCACGATCTGGCCGAACCCGCGCGCCCGCAGACGGCGATCGGCTTCCTGGTCGAGGCACTGGACCGGCGCCGCCGCGTGGGCCTTGCGCCCTTCACCGTGCTCTCCTGCGACAATCTCCCGTCCAACGGCCGCACCGTCGCCAAGGTCGTGCAGCGCTTCGCCGCCTTGCGCGATCCCGAGCTCGGCGCCTTCGTCACCGATAAGGTCGCCTTTCCCTCCACCATGGTGGACCGCATCGTTCCGGCGACGACGGATGCCGACCGCGCGCTGGTGGCCGAGGCGCTGGGCGTCGAGGACGCCTGGCCGGTCATGGCCGAGCCCTTCTCGCAATGGGTGGTGGAGGATCGCTTTCCCGCCGGGCGTCCGGCCTGGGAGCGGGCGGGCGCGACCTTCGTGGGCGATGTCGAGCCGTTCGAGCTGATGAAGCTGCGCCTTCTCAACGGCTCGCATTCGACGCTCGCCTATCTCGGCTATCTCGCCGGGCACGAGACGGTGGCCGACGCCATGGCCGCGCCCGGCTTTGCCGAGCTTCTGGAAGCCATGATGCGCGAGGAAATTACGCCGACCCTGCCGACCCTGCCGGGCTTCGATCTCGCCGGCTACCGCGCCGCGCTGATCCACCGGTTCCAGAATCCGGCCTTGCGCCATCGCACTTGGCAGATCGCGATGGACGGCTCGCAGAAGCTGCCGCAGCGCCTTCTCGGCACGATCCGCGACCGGCTGCGTGCCGGCCAGAGTTTCGACCGGCTGGCGCTCGGTGTCGCCGCCTGGATGATCTACGCCACCGGCCATGGCGAGCACGGCCACGCGATCGACGTGCGCGATCCCTTGGCCCAGCGCTTTGCGGCGGCAACGGCCGACAAGCGCACGGCGGAAGCCCTGGTGGAGGCCTATTTCGGCTTCCCCGAAGTGTTCGGCGCCGATCTCACGCACGAGCCCCGCTTCCGCGAGGCGGTGACGCGCGCGCTGGCGGGTCTTTTGTCGATCGGCGCGGCCCACACGGTCTTCGAAGTCGGCGGACACTGA
- a CDS encoding LacI family DNA-binding transcriptional regulator — protein sequence MTLPRPPRKSATVADVARAAGVSKATAARVLGGYGTVSFERRAAILAAAERLDYRPNELARTMATGRSGTIGVVVGDIENPFFGSVVRGISDEAKARGFGVLLSNSGEDVAEEQDAVSMLVNKRVDGLIVAPASSRDKAHLTDALSLGLPLVLVDREADGLDLDAAIADHRDAARRAMRLLVAKGHRRIAYVTASHLPGPRFAGVETIGLTTVRQRIEGFLAEAEAAALPDPARFLRFGASSRAAAREVLSELLREPQPPSAILASDSVIAIEVLRTAKALGLRIPGDLSLVTFDDAGWMSAASPTVTVLAQPSHALGSQAMRMLAERIAGRAEAERLVLPSELIERESVAAPAD from the coding sequence ATGACCCTCCCCCGTCCGCCTCGAAAGTCCGCCACCGTTGCCGACGTCGCTCGCGCGGCCGGGGTTTCGAAGGCCACCGCCGCCCGCGTGCTGGGCGGCTACGGAACCGTGAGCTTTGAGCGCCGCGCGGCGATCCTGGCCGCCGCCGAGCGGCTGGACTACCGGCCGAACGAGCTGGCGCGCACCATGGCGACGGGGCGCTCGGGCACGATCGGCGTCGTGGTCGGCGATATCGAGAACCCGTTCTTCGGCTCGGTGGTGCGCGGCATTTCCGACGAGGCCAAGGCGCGGGGCTTCGGCGTCCTCCTGTCCAACTCGGGCGAGGACGTGGCCGAGGAACAGGACGCCGTTTCCATGCTGGTGAACAAGCGGGTGGACGGGCTGATCGTGGCGCCCGCCTCCTCGCGCGACAAGGCGCATCTCACCGACGCGCTGTCGCTCGGCCTGCCCCTGGTGCTGGTGGACCGGGAGGCGGACGGGCTCGATCTCGACGCCGCCATCGCCGACCATCGCGACGCCGCCCGGCGCGCCATGCGCCTTCTCGTCGCCAAGGGGCATCGCCGCATCGCCTATGTCACGGCGAGCCACCTGCCGGGGCCGCGCTTTGCGGGCGTTGAGACGATCGGCCTGACGACCGTGCGCCAGCGCATCGAGGGATTCCTGGCCGAGGCCGAGGCGGCGGCTCTGCCAGACCCCGCGCGCTTCCTGCGCTTCGGCGCCTCGTCGCGCGCGGCGGCGCGCGAGGTGCTGTCGGAGCTTCTCCGGGAGCCCCAGCCGCCGAGCGCGATCCTTGCCTCCGACAGCGTGATCGCGATCGAGGTGCTGCGCACGGCCAAGGCGCTGGGCCTTCGCATTCCGGGCGATCTCTCGCTCGTCACCTTCGACGACGCGGGCTGGATGAGCGCGGCCTCGCCCACCGTCACCGTGCTCGCCCAGCCCTCGCACGCGCTGGGCTCGCAGGCGATGCGCATGCTGGCCGAGCGCATCGCGGGGCGCGCTGAGGCGGAGCGACTGGTGCTTCCCTCCGAGCTGATCGAGCGCGAATCCGTGGCCGCGCCGGCCGATTAG
- a CDS encoding ABC transporter ATP-binding protein has product MTIRAENLVWKAGKTVIVDDVSLEAEPGRMLGLLGPNGSGKTSLLRILAGLRRAHSGRVTLDGTEIGALARKALARRIAYVEQSATTTADLKVVDVVKLGRIPHRSALSPWTAADEAAVETALASAGMSAKREASWAHLSGGERQRVQIARALAQAPREILLDEPTNHLDVEHQIALLRLVSELKLTSIVALHDLNHAALFCDRLVVMKGGRVVAAGPPEEVLTEDLLREVFNVRAHVEPSRHHGRPHIQYLV; this is encoded by the coding sequence ATGACCATCAGGGCCGAGAATCTCGTCTGGAAGGCCGGCAAGACGGTGATCGTCGACGACGTGTCGCTGGAGGCCGAGCCTGGGCGGATGCTCGGCCTGCTCGGGCCGAACGGCTCGGGCAAGACCTCGCTCCTGCGCATTCTCGCCGGCCTGCGCCGCGCCCATAGCGGGCGGGTGACGCTGGACGGAACCGAAATCGGCGCCCTGGCGCGCAAGGCGCTGGCGCGGCGCATCGCTTATGTCGAGCAGTCCGCCACCACGACGGCCGACCTCAAGGTGGTGGACGTGGTCAAGCTCGGCCGCATTCCGCATCGCTCCGCCCTGTCCCCCTGGACGGCGGCGGACGAGGCGGCGGTGGAGACGGCACTTGCCTCGGCCGGCATGAGCGCCAAGCGCGAGGCTTCCTGGGCGCATCTGTCGGGCGGAGAGCGCCAGCGCGTGCAGATCGCCCGCGCCCTGGCCCAAGCGCCGCGCGAGATCCTTCTGGACGAGCCGACCAACCATCTCGACGTCGAGCACCAGATCGCGCTGCTGCGCCTCGTTTCGGAGCTGAAGCTCACCAGCATCGTCGCGCTGCACGACCTCAACCACGCAGCCCTGTTCTGCGACCGGCTCGTGGTGATGAAGGGCGGCCGCGTCGTGGCGGCCGGTCCGCCCGAAGAGGTGCTGACCGAGGATCTCCTGCGCGAGGTCTTCAACGTGCGCGCCCATGTCGAGCCCTCGCGCCATCACGGGCGCCCGCACATTCAGTATCTCGTCTGA
- a CDS encoding FecCD family ABC transporter permease, which yields MTSRIASWKGQAGLGLLFALCLVLTLVAVALSVRTGDLPISPETTFYAVTNRLGWTSVALNRIHESVVMDYRLSRALAAACCGAGLALCGAVLQSLLRNALAEPYVLGISAGASTGAVAVVVLGLGAGAVTLSMGAFAGAFVAFAFVALLSNGTRGGSDRTILAGVAASQLFNALTSYIVTTAADAQQARDIMFWLLGSFGGVRWPDVQLVAVVVAIGFLLCIVHARVLDAFTFGDDAAASLGIPVGRTRVLLFAATALMAATIVSMVGSIGFVGLVVPHAARFVVGPLHARMLPACLVAGAIFMVLADIVSRVAIHQQVLPIGVVTALVGVPFFSLILYRARRFA from the coding sequence GTGACGTCTCGCATCGCAAGCTGGAAGGGGCAGGCCGGACTCGGCCTGCTTTTTGCGCTGTGCCTGGTGCTGACGCTCGTCGCCGTCGCGCTCAGCGTGCGCACGGGCGATCTGCCGATCTCGCCCGAGACGACCTTCTACGCCGTCACCAATCGCCTGGGCTGGACCAGCGTCGCGCTGAACCGAATCCATGAAAGCGTGGTGATGGATTACCGGCTCAGCCGGGCGCTCGCCGCCGCCTGCTGCGGCGCGGGGCTGGCGCTGTGCGGCGCGGTGCTCCAGTCCCTCCTGCGCAACGCCTTGGCCGAGCCCTATGTGCTGGGCATCTCGGCCGGCGCCTCCACCGGCGCGGTGGCGGTGGTCGTGTTGGGTCTCGGCGCCGGCGCGGTGACGCTGTCCATGGGCGCCTTTGCCGGCGCCTTCGTCGCCTTCGCCTTCGTGGCGCTCCTGTCCAACGGCACGCGCGGCGGCTCGGATCGCACGATCCTGGCGGGCGTTGCCGCCTCGCAGCTCTTCAACGCGCTCACCTCCTATATCGTCACCACGGCAGCCGACGCGCAGCAGGCGCGCGACATCATGTTCTGGCTGCTCGGCAGCTTCGGCGGCGTGCGCTGGCCGGACGTGCAACTCGTTGCCGTCGTGGTCGCGATCGGCTTTCTCCTGTGCATCGTGCATGCGCGGGTTCTCGACGCCTTCACCTTCGGCGACGACGCGGCCGCCTCGCTCGGCATTCCGGTCGGGCGCACGCGGGTTCTCCTCTTCGCCGCGACCGCCCTGATGGCGGCCACCATCGTCAGCATGGTCGGGTCGATCGGCTTCGTCGGCCTCGTCGTGCCCCATGCCGCGCGCTTCGTAGTCGGGCCGCTTCATGCCCGCATGCTGCCGGCCTGTCTCGTCGCCGGGGCGATCTTCATGGTGCTGGCCGACATCGTCTCGCGCGTGGCGATCCACCAGCAGGTTCTGCCGATCGGCGTCGTCACGGCGCTGGTGGGCGTGCCCTTCTTCTCCCTCATCCTCTACCGGGCGCGGCGCTTCGCATGA
- a CDS encoding hydroxyacid dehydrogenase, whose product MSRTVVLVDPLPRTLDLIMTPDMRRRLEALGEVVVSEDGTMPDDQVEALLPDTVLIFGQTAMPRERLDRAPRLKAIVNVETNFLPNIDYQACTERGIPVLTPASAFAAPVAEAALGMALDLARGITAADRAFRAGEEVYGLAGNEATFRFAGASVGIIGLGDLGRNLRELIRPFRNEVRVFDPWLPAAAIERLDCRPSDLDELLRTSQVVFVFASVTAENEHFIGAREFALMPRGAAFLLMSRAAVVDFPAMLDAVRSGHIRAATDVFPVEPVPTDDPLRQIPGLLLSAHRTGGTRDAFFEIGAMAVADAELIMRGLPPQLCRRADPATAARLRSKPVDLS is encoded by the coding sequence ATGAGCCGAACCGTCGTCCTCGTGGACCCGCTGCCGCGCACGCTCGATCTCATCATGACGCCGGACATGCGCCGCCGCCTGGAAGCGCTGGGCGAGGTCGTGGTGTCGGAAGACGGCACGATGCCGGACGATCAGGTCGAGGCGCTTTTGCCCGACACTGTTCTAATCTTCGGTCAGACGGCGATGCCGCGCGAGCGGCTGGACCGCGCGCCGCGCCTCAAGGCGATCGTCAATGTCGAAACCAACTTTCTGCCCAATATCGACTATCAGGCCTGCACCGAGCGCGGCATTCCCGTCCTGACGCCGGCTTCCGCCTTTGCCGCGCCGGTGGCGGAAGCCGCGCTCGGCATGGCTCTGGATCTGGCGCGCGGCATCACCGCCGCCGACCGCGCCTTTCGTGCCGGCGAGGAAGTCTATGGTCTGGCCGGCAACGAGGCGACGTTCCGCTTTGCCGGGGCCAGCGTCGGGATCATCGGCCTCGGCGATCTCGGCCGAAACCTGCGCGAGCTGATCCGCCCCTTCCGCAACGAGGTGCGCGTCTTCGACCCCTGGCTGCCGGCGGCCGCGATCGAACGCTTGGACTGCCGCCCGTCCGACCTGGACGAATTGCTGCGCACGTCCCAGGTCGTCTTCGTCTTTGCCAGCGTCACGGCGGAGAACGAGCATTTCATCGGCGCGCGCGAATTCGCACTGATGCCACGCGGCGCGGCGTTCCTGCTCATGAGCCGAGCGGCGGTGGTGGATTTTCCCGCCATGCTGGACGCCGTGCGCTCAGGCCATATCCGCGCCGCCACCGATGTCTTCCCGGTCGAGCCGGTGCCGACAGATGATCCCTTGCGTCAGATTCCGGGCCTTCTCCTTTCGGCTCATCGCACCGGCGGCACGCGCGACGCCTTTTTCGAGATCGGCGCCATGGCCGTGGCCGATGCCGAACTGATCATGCGGGGCCTGCCGCCGCAGCTTTGCCGGCGCGCCGACCCGGCCACCGCCGCGCGCCTGCGCTCCAAGCCGGTGGACCTGTCCTGA
- a CDS encoding ABC transporter substrate-binding protein yields MCFVRLSALSTAAVALSLGFGLLPARAEPTQYPLTIQNCGVEVRFDKAPARTVALGQNSAEIMLLLGLQDRVAGTAFWPSKVLPELAEANEKVKRLTVEIPTFEAVLAQEPDFVAAQLPLLLGPESKVASREDFAKLGINSYLSPGVCNTRKDTGDIYGSRATLWNMDLLYQEIDEISRIFDVQDKGQALIGEFKQREAALRERAKARGEKQSFLFWFSSPSPSADAYLAGKNGATGFIADLLGGRNAVDNEAEWPTLGWEGIIATNPNVIVVADLDRNRWELDKPAAKIEFLKTDPAVSQLDAVKNGRIVVMDGQAMNPTIRTIRGAEQIEKQLEELEAKTK; encoded by the coding sequence ATCTGTTTCGTGCGTCTGTCCGCTCTTTCCACCGCTGCTGTGGCTCTTTCGCTTGGCTTCGGCCTTCTTCCCGCGCGGGCCGAGCCGACGCAGTACCCGCTGACGATCCAGAATTGCGGCGTCGAGGTGCGCTTCGACAAGGCCCCGGCGCGTACCGTCGCGCTCGGCCAGAACAGCGCCGAGATCATGCTGCTGCTCGGCCTGCAGGACCGCGTCGCCGGCACCGCCTTCTGGCCCAGCAAGGTCCTTCCCGAGCTGGCCGAGGCCAACGAGAAGGTGAAGCGGCTGACGGTCGAGATCCCGACCTTCGAGGCCGTGCTCGCCCAGGAGCCCGACTTCGTCGCCGCCCAGCTGCCCCTCCTGCTCGGCCCCGAGAGCAAGGTCGCCAGCCGCGAGGACTTCGCCAAGCTCGGCATCAACAGCTACCTGTCGCCGGGCGTGTGCAACACGCGCAAGGACACGGGCGACATCTACGGCAGCCGCGCCACGCTCTGGAACATGGATCTTCTCTACCAGGAGATCGACGAGATTTCCCGCATCTTCGACGTGCAGGACAAGGGGCAGGCGCTGATCGGCGAGTTCAAGCAGCGCGAGGCGGCGCTGCGCGAGCGGGCCAAGGCACGCGGAGAGAAGCAGTCCTTCCTCTTCTGGTTCTCCAGCCCGTCGCCGTCGGCCGACGCCTATCTCGCCGGCAAGAACGGCGCGACCGGCTTCATCGCCGACCTGCTCGGCGGTCGCAACGCGGTGGACAACGAGGCGGAATGGCCGACGCTCGGCTGGGAGGGCATCATCGCCACCAACCCGAACGTCATCGTCGTCGCCGATCTCGACCGCAACCGCTGGGAGCTCGACAAGCCCGCGGCCAAGATCGAGTTCCTGAAGACCGACCCCGCCGTCAGCCAGCTCGACGCCGTCAAGAACGGGCGCATCGTGGTCATGGACGGGCAGGCGATGAATCCCACGATCCGCACCATTCGCGGCGCGGAGCAGATCGAGAAGCAGTTGGAAGAACTCGAGGCGAAGACGAAGTGA